The genomic window TTTCAGATTAAAGGAGAGATAGTAAACAACACCGATACGGAACTAAAGCGCGTCTCCATAAAATTTAAGATTTACGATCCATCCGGGGAGGTGATTGAGGAAGACCAGATTTTGCCCTTTGTTAATCCAATTCCACCTCGGGGCAGTTCTCCATTTCTAATCCCGATCAGGTATTCTCGGAATATGGAGATGGATAAGATCACCATGCACTTTATAAACCTGGTTGGGAATGAACTAAGTGTAGACCCTAATGGATATTCACTGGAGATTAAGGTTCCTAAATAAATTGGATTACGATGTATGATGCCGGATACACGATGCAAGATGAGTTAAGTATCATGGATCATGGATCATGAATCATGAATCATGAATCATGAATCATGCATGCATAGATCATGTATCGTGAATCATAGCTTTTTAATTGACTTAGCCACTCCGTTTTCTACCTCAATCTCAACCTTGTTGCATATTGAAATTCCCTCTAGGAGCTTAGGGTCGATTTTTATTACGCGCTTTTCCCTCTGAGCATCGTAAATACTAACGCTCCCGTTTTCCTTATCCATTGACATTACCAATCCTACTATCTTCTGCTCGGAAGAAGCAGAAGAACCGACTATTTTCTCCACACCGGTAGCCGGAGATAAATCAATTTGCCGGTCACCGCTGGCCAAGCCATTCGCCTTTACCTCAATTAGCTTAGATTCGGTTGCCATATCTATGATCTTCAATCGTTTTTTAAGTTTTTCATCAAGCCCTAATCGGTCAAATATCAAAGGCGAGAGGTTCCTAAATCTAAGTCGCACATCCAATTTGATTGGTCCCTTGACGTCGGGGGGAACGGAAATCGGGTAGATTCCAGTTCTGGTCTCGAGAGGTGGTATTCCATGTTTTACGAATTTGTTTGCCTGGCTCGTCAAGAATACGTCGTCCTCCGTCCCGTCTGGATTCACCCTAATCATCTCCGATTGAAAGTTAACCAAATATTTATCCAAGGGAGCTGCATCCAATTTCACCTCCTGACTGCAACGGTTACGCAAATCAAGGTTTCCGTCCAGGTCACCCGAGACAAATAGCAGTCCATCCTCTGCATCCTTTGCAATAACCTCAATCCATAACTGACGCTCAACGGTGAATCCGGAGGGAAGATGGTGTCCCGCTCCGACGTTTGTTACATGCACCGCCACCTGAAACTGAGAGCCGGGAGCAACCGATTTGGGAGCCTCGACCTCCATCTTGGCGCTATCTTTATGCAGTTCGTAGACCTCCTGTATGTATTCCCTCTGAATCCTGGCGGTTTCATCGCGGTTGTCAGCGTAAGGGAAAAAGTCCACAAGGTGATAGTCCACTCCAATCATAGAGTGGTTTGAGATTGGTCTCTCCGGCAAATCCACACCGGCCATAATGGCAGCAGGACCCATCACTTTTTTCTGACCCGGTTTACCGGGAATCGACCTCATGTGACACTCTTGACAGGTTATACCTTTTTCTGCGTACACGCTGTTCTTCCACTCGGCGAAGGTTTCCTCAACCCGGAGTCCCTTGGGAGTAACCACGTCATGACAAGAGCCGCAAAACTCGGATGTCTTAAGA from Thermodesulfobacteriota bacterium includes these protein-coding regions:
- a CDS encoding FxLYD domain-containing protein, whose translation is MNTQELRKRVPGNFFYLLILSFLLIIPASGEDYVIRLKSLDVSKVSEEHFQIKGEIVNNTDTELKRVSIKFKIYDPSGEVIEEDQILPFVNPIPPRGSSPFLIPIRYSRNMEMDKITMHFINLVGNELSVDPNGYSLEIKVPK